CCGCACGTTTGCCGGGTGGTTGCGGCTCGATGAATTAAGGATCGGCGAGCGATTGGCCGCCCCGCGCGAGTTGCCGAGCCCGTATCCGCAAACCATCAGCAACGCGGAACTGGCTCTGGCAGCCCATCTTATCGGCGATGGTTGTACTCTGCCACGTCATGTCATTCAGTACACGACGCGCGAAAAAGATCTCGCCGAGTTGGTCGCCGCGCTGGCCACCGAAGTGTTTGGCGATGAAGTTCGACCGCGCATCAACCCGGAGCGCAACTGGTATCAGGTCTATCTGACCTCGACGCGGCATCATACGCATAATGTCCGCAGCGCCGTTGCTGAATGGCTCGATGACTTGGGCATCTTCGGGCTGCGATCTTACGAAAAGCATGTTCCCGACAAAGTCTTTAAGCAGCCGGCGCCGGCCATCGCGCGCTTCCTGCGCCACCTGTGGGCGACGGATGGCTGCATTCGCCTGAAGCCGGGCTTTTATGCGCCCGCCGTTTATTACGCATCGAGCAGCGAGCGACTCGCGCGCGACGTGCAATCGCTCTTGCTGCGGCTCGGCATCACTGCATGGCTCAGACGCAGATCGCAAAATGGAAAAGGGCACGACCAATTTCATGTTTCTTTAAGCGGCAAGCCTGACCTCCAACGATTCATCGAGCTGGTCGGCGCAGTCGGAGAATATAAGAACGGTTCCTTACGTGAAATCGCGGCATATATTGGAAACCGCCCGGCAAATACTAATCGGGATATCATTCCCAGCGAGGTTTGGAGAAACCTTGTTGTGCCAGCAATGGAGGTGGCTGGCATGACGACGCGTCAGATGTTCGAGGGGATAAGCACTCGATATTGTGGAACAGGAATTTATAAACAGAACATCAGCCGCGAACGCGCTGCGCGCCTTGCGAGCGTTGTGCATTCTGAGGAACTCAATAAGCTGGCTCACAGCAGCGTTTATTGGGATGAGATTACCTCGATTGAGCTAGATGGTGAAACCGAAGTCTATGACCTCACAGTCGAACACTTCCATAATTTCATTGCCAATGAAATCATCCCGCATAATTCGATTGAGCAGGACGCCGACGTCGTTTGCTTCATCTACCGTGACGAAGTCTACAATCCGTCGGACGAGAATCGCGGCGTCGCCGAGTTGATCGTCGGCAAGCAGCGCAACGGCCCCACGGGCACTGTGCAGATGGCCTTCTTAAAAGAGTTCACGCGCTTCGAAAACATGTGGAAGGAGTAGCCGGGCCACAACGCCGAGGGATGCCGAGATGAAGGATGAGCAAGGGGCAGGGGATACGCCGCCGGGCGAGTTGGTGTCGCGGGCCGCTGCCGATTCATCTTCCGACGCGCAGGCTTCAGCTTTTCTGCCGCCGGGCCGCCCGACCTGGGCCGAGATCAACCTCGATCACCTGGCGCACAATCTTGGTCTCGTCAAACAGGCGGTCGGCGCCGAGGTCGCCGTGATGCCGGCGGTCAAAGCCGACGCTTACGGTCACGGCGCGGCGGCGTGTGCCGTGGCGCTCGAAGGCGCCGGCGCAGACTGGTTCGGGGTCGCCTTGCCCGAAGAAGGGGCCGCGCTCAGAGAGGCGGGCGTGACGCGGCCCGTGCTCTGTCTCGGCGGTTTCTGGGAAGGGCAGGAGGCCGGGCTGCTGGCCGCGCAATTGACCCCGGTGCTGTATCGTCTCGACCTGCTCGAACGCCTCGACGCCGAGGCGCGGCGCGCCAGCCGCCCGGCGGCTTATCATTTGAAAGTGGATACCGGCATGGGACGGCTCGGCGTGCCGTATATGGAGCTGGCGCGCTTTCTCGAACGAGCCGATGGCTTCACACACTTGCGGCTTGATGGCGTGATGACGCACTTCGCTTCTGCCGACCAGCCGGATAAAGATGAGTTTACCCGGCTACAGATGGCGCGCTTTGAAAGTGCCCTGGCTGAAATCCATGCCCGTGGCCATCAGCCGGCGTGGATTCACGAAGCCAACAGCGCGGCGTCGCTGGCTTATCCGCGGGCGCGCGGCAACCTGGTGCGGCCCGGCGGCGTGCTTTACGGCTTGTGGCGCGATGTCGTGAATCCGCAAACGCCTCGGCTCGACTGGCGGGCGGTGCTGGCGCTGCGGACGCGCATCATTCATATGAAAAGGGTGGCGCGGGGCGCGCCGCTCGGTTATGGCGGCACCTTCACGACCCTGCGCGAGAGCCTTATCGCGACGCTCGCCATCGGTTACGAAGATGGATTGCCGCGTGCCCTCTCAAACCGCGGGCGCGTGCTGGTGCGTGGCCAGTTTGCCCCCATCGTGGGCCGCATCAGCATGGATTTGACTTTGATTGATGTCACAGACATCAACGGTGCCGCGCTCAACGACGAGGTGACGGTCATCGGGCAGCAAGGCACGCAGGAAATCTCTGCCGAGGAGGTCGCCAAGCAGGCTGGCACGATCTCTTATGAGATCACCTGCCGCCTGAGCGAGCGCGTGCCCAGGAAAATAGTAGGCAGGGGGCCGTAAGCAGGAAGCCGTCAAAAAGAAAGCCGGCCGGGCGAGGCGACTCGCATGGGCCGCCTGTGAAGGCTGGCAGATGGTTTTTACTGCCGCCCGCTTCCTGCCTCCTGCCTCCTGTTTACCGCTTGCCCTGCCGGCGTTTTCAGCTATAATTCTCGGCATTGCAGGGAAACAAGTTTTCGCTCGGGTTCCTCGTGATAAGGTGTGTAGTTCAAAGATTCCGTTAGGTAAGGGGTGTTCAGCATGCAGCAGCCATCGCGGATCGCCGCGAAAGATGTGTTCGAGAAAGCACTGTCGTATACAAAGGCAGACGAGTTCCGCCGCGTCGGACTCTATCCCTACTTCACGGAATTTTCGGGGGCGATTGATACGGGCGAAGCCGAAGTGATGATGGGCGACCGCCGCGTCTTGATGTTCGGCTCGAACAACTACCTGGGACTGACGACGCGACCCGAAGTGAAGGCCGCCGCCATCGAAGCCGTTCAACAGTACGGCACCGGCTGTTCGGGCTCGCGCATGCTCAACGGCACCATGGACCTGCACGTTCGCCTGGAAGCGACGCTGGCGCGCTTTATGAAGCGCGAATCGGCGCTGGCCTTCGGCACAGGCTTTCAGACCAACTTCGGCGCGCTGGCGACGATTGCCCAGAAAGGCGATGTGATTATCGCTGACCGCAACATTCACGCTTCGCTGCTCGACGGCTGCCTGGCATCGTTTGCGCGCACGATGCGCTATCGCCACAACGACATGCGCGATCTCGAAAAAGTGCTCGAAAGCCTGCCGCCGGACGAAGGCCGCCTGATTGTCGTTGACGGCGTCTTTTCGATGGAAGGCGACACCGCCAACCTGCCGGAGATTGTCCGGCTGGCGCAAACCTACGGCGCGCGGGTTTACGTTGACGAAGCGCATGGCATCGGCGTGCTCGGCGCTCACGGGCGCGGCGCGGTCGAGCATTACGGGGTCGAAAGCAACGTTGATGTGGTGATGGGGACGTTTTCGAAATCCTTCGCCTCAATCGGCGGCTTCATCGCCGCGCGCCGCGAGGTCATCGAATTCATCAAGCACCACAGCCGCGCTTTCGTCTATTCGGCGTCGCTGTCGCCGGCGAATGCGGCCGCCGTCTTGAAAGCCATCGAGATCATCGAGCGCGAGCCGGAGCTGCGCACACGGCTGCTGGCGACGAGCGCGAAACTGAAGCGCGAGCTGAGAGCAATGGGCTACAAGCTGCTCGAACCGCATGAGAGCTTTAACGGCATGACGCCGATCATCCCGGTCATCGTGGATGACGAGGTGTTGGTCTGCCGCTTCTTCTGGGAGCTGATGGGCGAAGGCATCTACACCAACCCTGTGCTGGCGCCGGCAGTGGCGCACAGTCTGGTGCGTATCAGTTGCATGGCGACGCACACGGAAGAGCACCTCGAACGCCTGCTCGAAGCCATGTATCGCATCGGCAAAAAGATGGAGATCATTCAGTGACAAGTAAACAGTGACAGGTGATAAGAGGGAAACCCCGCTTGTCTTTACTTGTCACTTGTCACTTGTCACTTGTCACTTGTCACTCTTTATGAGGCGAGTCGTCGTAACAGGCATCGGATTGATTACCCCGCTGGGCTGCGGGCGCGAGGTCGTTTGGTCGGCGCTCACTGCCGGGCGCAGCGGCATTGTGCGCATTGAAGAGTTCGACACCTCGGGACTGCGAACGAACATCGCCGGCGTCTGTCGCGACTTTCGCCCGCTCGACTTTTTCGACGACCGCGAGATGGCGCGTCTCGACCGCGTCTCGCAGATGGCGATTGCGGCCACCGGCATGGCGACGGGCGAAGCCGGGCTGACCAATGGCCAGCTCGACAGCTATGACGTCGGCGTGATGCTGGGGACAGGCTTCGGCGGGCAGAGCTCGATTGAAGAGTACTGCGGCGCTTTCTTCTCGAATGGCCGTGGCCGGCGCTCGGCCATTGCGATTCCGAAGTCGATGTACAACGCGTCGTCTTCAAACATCGCCATCCGCTTCAAGACGCGCGGCCCGAACCTGACGGTGACGACCGCCTGCTCGTCGGGCGCGAACGCCATCGGTCAGGCGTTTCACTTGATTCGCTACGGTCACGCCGACCGCATGATTGCCGGCGGCGCCGATGCTCCGGTGACCCCTGTGGTGATGGATGCGTGGAAAGACATGCGCGTGCTGTCAACCAAGAACGATCCGCCCGAGCGCGCCTGCAAGCCCTTCAGCGCCAACCGCGACGGCTTTGTGCTGTCGGAAGGCGCGGGCATCGTCGTGCTGGAAGCGCTGGAGCTGGCCGTCGCGCGCGGCGCTCGGATCTATGGCGAGATTCTCGGTTACGGCTCGACGGCCGACGCCGCGCACATCACCTTTCCTGATCCCGACGGCGAGGCGAACGCCATCCTGCGCGCCCTCAAAGATGCGAATGTTGCGCCGGCAGAGATCGATCACATCAACGCGCATGGCACCGCCACCAAGCTCAACGACCAGTCCGAAACCGAGGCCATCAAGCGCGTCTTCGGCGACCGCGCTCGCGAGATTCCCATAAACTCGATCAAATCGATGATCGGCCATTCGATGGGCGCGGCGGGCGCAATTGAGTTGATCGCCGCGACGCTGGCGATTGATAATCAGATTCTCCCCCCGACGATCAACTACGAGGAAGCCGATCCGCAATGCGACCTCGATTACATCACCGAAGGGGCGCGGCGGGTGAGCGGCAGCAATCCACTGCGCACGGCGATGTCGAATTCGTTCGGTTTCGGCGGCAACAACGCCGTGCTTGTCGTGCGCGCCTTTCAAGGGTAAACTGTACGCCTTGAAATTCAAATCCAGGCCCCAAACTCGACAATACGGAGACGGCTGTATCGAAGGGAAAGTGCTATGACCAGACAAGCGGTTGAGACAATCGAGGACGCGGTAAAAGACATCATCGTCGCGGAGCTGCGCGTGGATCGCGACCAGCTAGAGCCGGCGACACATCTGATGAAAGACCTCGGCGCCGACTCGCTCGACGCGCTCAACATCGCCCTGCGGCTGGAAGAAGCCTTTAAGATCAAGATACCCGATGACGCGATTCCGAAGTTCTTGACCGTCGGCGACATTATCAAAGGCGTCAATGAACATCGGGCGATGCATTAGCGCGGCAGCCCGCCGCGACCCGCCGGCCTGCCCATCGCGGCGCGCGACCGGGCGGCGTGGCGGCGACACCAGGCATTGATAACCGCAGGCGGCGCCAGCTTCGTTTTGCTGGCGCCGCCTTTTGCCGCCCGCTGATCGGAAAGCGCGCCACCTGATCTCACAATCGTCATGAAGTCATCGCGCCAGCCTGCTTCTGTAACCAAGGCCACAACGCCTGTCCGCGCGCTGGCGTTTGCGGTGAGCCTGGCACTGCTGGCGCTGGTGCCGCTGGTCTTCAGCACGGCGGTACACCGCACGTTCACGCTGCCGAAGGTGGTCGTGTTGCTCGTTGGCTCGGCGGCGCTCGTCGGCCTGATGGGATGGACGGAGTTTGCGCCCGGCGGCGCGCGATTGCGATTGCTGCGTTCGCCGCATGTCTTGCTCATCCTGCTCTACGTCGCGACGCTCGCGACCTCGACCGCTTTCGGCGTCGCGCCGCGCCTCGCGTTGTTCGGCAGCTTTGAGAATCAAATGGGCTTGCTGACGCGCGTGTGCTTTCTGATCTGCTGCCTGAGCTTGGTCATCATCATCGGCGAGTCGCGGGCGCGGCTGCAACAGACGCTCTGGGCCGTCACAATCACAGGGCTGGTCGTCGCCACCTACGGCTTCGCGCAGTTCTTCGGACGCGACCCGTTCATGTCGGCGAACCTCTATACCTTCGCGTCCGCCGCCGGGCGCGTCGTCCGCGTCATCAGCACACTGGGGCACGCCGATTACCTCGGAAATTTTCTGCTCTACACGACGCCCGTGAGCGCCGCTCTCGCGCTGGCGCGGCAAGGGCGCGCCCGCTTGCTGGCGCTGGTGGCGACGCTGCTTTCGACGCTTGTCATCGTCTTTAGCGGTACGCGCGGAGCCATCGTCGGACTTGCGGTCGGAGCGCTGGCGCTGGCGCTGGCCGCAGGCAGACGCCGGGAAGGGCCTGCGATCTGGCGCGACCGCCGCGCCGTGCGCCGTGCAACGGTCGCGGCGCTTATCGTCATCGGCGCGCTGGGGTTGATCGCCGTCAACCCTGCGTCGCGGCAGATCATTGTGCGCGCCCGCGCTGCCATCGCCGAAGGCGCGAGCGGTGCGGGCCGCACGCTTTTGTGGCGCGACACGCTGGCGATGCTCCCGGCTTATGGCCTTACAGGCTGCGGCCCCGAAGGGTTTCGATTGGCTTTCCTGCCATACAAGTCGCTGGAGCTTGCCCAGCTCGCGCCGCAAACGAATAACGAAAGCCCGCACGACGCCTATCTCGACGTGGCGGTTTCGAACGGCGTGGCGGGCGCGATCTTTTATGTTGCCGTGCTAATCTCTGCTTTCTGGCGGCTGGCCATCGCCGCGCGCCGCGCCGCCGACAGGGAGATGAAAATTACATGCGCCGGCTTGATAGCGGCGCTCGCCGCCGTCGCCGCGCACAACATTTTCATCTTTGACCAGATTCCGACGGGGCTTTATTTTTTCGCCTTCGCGGGGCTGGCGCAGGCGGCCTTCAACGTCGTGATGGGTGTGCGTCGCGACGACAGCCGCTCTGCTGATGGCGGCGTAAGACCGGCGACGCGTCTACTGCATCGCGGGATCGCGGGGGCCGGTGTCACCATCTTCGTTATCGTGTCGTGGTACGCGCTCGTGCTGGTGCGCGCAGACGTAGAGATGCGCCGCTCGTTTGCTGCCGCGCTCGGCGGCGATTTCGATGGCGCGCTCGCGGCGGGCCGGGCCGCGGCTAACAGCGCAGAGGCGACCGGGGCATATCAGTTCGAGCTGGCGCGCTCGCTGGCGTTGTTTGCCGACGTGGCGCAGGCGCGGCTGAATGTAACCAACATCTCACAAGCCGAAGCGGCGCGCCTGACAGCGGCGCGCGAGGCGGCCATCCGCGAAGCGACGGCGGCGGCGCGCGCGTCGTTGTCACACACGTTGACGCCCGATGCCAGCCACCTGCTGCTTGCCTACCTTGCCTGGCTTTCAAAAGACGCCGCAGGGCTACGCGAAGAGGCCGGCGAAGCGATCCGACGCGACCCGTACTTTGCTAATGGTCACTGGTTGATGGGCGAGGCTTTGCTGATGGCCGGTGACGCGGCGCAGGCTATGCGCGAAGCCGAAACGGCGTTGACGATCAATCCTTACTCTGGCGAAGCGCGCGACCTGTTCAAGCGGGCGCGCGGCGACGAGCAAGAGACAATCGAAGGGCTGCTCGCACAGGCGCAGCGCTTCGTCAATCGCGGCAGGCTGCGCAAGGCGCGACGGCGCTTGCTGCATGCCTTGCGAGAGTCAGCCGGCAACTGCGCCGACTGTCATCGCGCCTTGGCGCTGGTCTACGAAGCCGACCAACAGCCGCAACAGGCCATCGTCGAATGGCAGGCCGTCGCCGCTCAGACTGCTGACGCGGCGGTGATCCGGCAAGCCCAATCGCACATCGAAGCGCTCAAGCAACAGGCCGCGGCTCGTTGATCCCCTCTCAAGGACAATTACAAGTATTATTTCTAACGTCGCGGTCAGTGATCGTGCAGCGGGTCACGCCAGGCGGCGTCTGCAATGCCGCCGAGCCTTTGAAGACACTCAGGTCAACCGTCGCCTGCACGCGCCGGTCTGTCGTGTTGTGCTGTAAGGTGATGGTCGAGCCTCTGATGGTTAATGTCCCCTTGCCGGCGAAGGCTGTGCCGTTACAGCAAAAGCGATAATCTCCTGTGTGCGAGTTAATCAACAGCACGGTCGAGGGGGTTGAGTCGTCCTGCAAGCAGATGTCGAAGGCGCTGGTGACCTGAACGCTGGCCGTCGCGACATTGTTTGTCGGGTTCGTATCGATCCCCTGGAACGCAACCGTCGCCGTGTTGGTCAGCGTCGGGGACGCGCTCGGCGTGATGTGCAAAGTCAACGCGAATTCGAGCGACGTAGGAATCCCTGTCCCCGGCACTGACGGCAGCGTCGGCGTCGTACAGGTCACCGTCCCCGTGCCGCCCACCGGCGGCGTGGTGCAGGTCGGCGGCGTGAAGCCCGTGCCGTAGCTGGTCAGCAACGTCAGCGATTGGAAGGTCGTACCCGGCGGCAGCGGGTCCGTAAACACGACGTTGTTAGCCGGCGCTGGCCCATTGTTGCTGACCGTGATGTCGTAGGTGATGTCGCTGTTGGCTGCGACCGGGCCTGCCGGGCCGACCTTTGTGACTCCCACATCGGTCTGCGTGCCGACGAAGCGGAGATCGTTGCCGTAGACCTGGTATGAATAGTTGGCGCACGGCTGGTTCAACGTGGTGTTGTAAACGACAATCGAGAATTGCGAGTTCGGACAGACGGTGAACTCCCAATTGATCGTCTGATAGCCACTGACTCCGCCGAGGTAGTTGGCACAAATGTTGTTCGGGTCGAACTGCGGGCTGTAAGCGGCCATGAAGATTCCCAACAATCCGCAACTGGTGGTGAAGCTGACATAAACCTTTTGACTGGCCGGCGAGTCATTCATAAAGAAGTATTCGTCATAGTGGCGCGTCCCGACCGGCCCGAAGGTGATGCAGTTGGGCGAGCCGATCACAGGGATGCCGCCGACAGTGTTTTCAAGGTGGCGCGGCCCGGTAAAGGTCGGCTCGGTGAGATCAATTGAGTCGGTGATTGAGGCGACCAGCGGGGTCCCCCCTTCTGGAAGTGCCGCCGTCAGGCGGGGCATTAAAGACCCATGTGGATGAGCCAGGGCCCGCAACTGCCGCTTTAACTGTTTGGGCGTCTGATCGGCCCGCGTAAACGGCCCGCCGTCAGTGTTAAAAGAGGCTGACGACAGCGAGTTCGTGAAAGGGTCATTGAAGGCGATGGCGCTCGTGCCGCCGACCGCCAGCTGATAGCTGCCGCACGTCACGCCGGGTTCGAGTCCATAGACAAGGATCGAAAACGTGCTGTTGCCGCAGACGGTGAATTCCCAGTTTGTACTCCCGGAGACGCCAGCCCCGGCCAGGTAGTTGTTGCAGATGTTTGTCGGGTCGAACTGCGGGCTATAGGCCGTCTCGTAGGTGTTACCCCCACAGCCCGAAATGAAAGCGACGCTAACACGCTGTGAGGTCGGCGAGGTGTTGGTGAAGAAATACTGGTCGTAGTGCCGCGCGCCGACCGCGCTGAACGTCTGGCAGATACGGTCGCCGGGAATGCCTGAGCGGAAATGGCGCGGGCCGGTGAAGGTCGGGTCGGTCGTGCTGATCGAGCCACTGATATTGGCGATGATGCTGGTGCCTTGCATCGGCATCACGTTGGCTGGAGCGCCGCCTGTCGCCGCACTCGACGCGCCGCCCGGCGGCAGCCAGACGATCAGGAACAATCCGAAAAGGAAGGCGCCGAGCAGCAGGTCGAACAACAGACGCAACCAGCGCGGCGAAGCTTTCGCTGATTTGGCCATGAGGGCTTTCTCCTTCCGCGGCATTGCCGATCAATGAGCAAAGGAAACAGGTTTATCGTCTGTGAACGGGTCGCGTCCAGTGAAAGTAACGAAGGATTGAGCGGTTCGGTGATTGGTTTTATGAACCTTGCACCGGGCGCGGCAACATCATATTGTCGGCCACGGTGCGCGTCAAGCAAAATTTGTCGGGGGCCTGCCGCGTGCCGGCACGCCCCGCTTCTTTACCCGCCGCTGCTCTTGCGCAGTTCCATCAACACCTGCTTGGCGACCGCCTTGAGCGTGTCGAAGACGCCGACGCCGCGGCTGGCGACGCCCTCGAAGACCGGCTCGTCGCGGCGCAGCAACTCGGCCTTCAGCTCTTCGACCGCGACGACGTTCGGCAGGTCGCGCTTGTTCAGTTGCAGCACGTATGGCAGCTTGGTCAACTCGTAGCCATGCTGTTTGAGGTTCAATTCGAGGTTGAAGAGCGACTCGACGTTGGCGTCCATGCGCTCGCGCTGCGAGTCGGCGACAAAGACGACGCCGTCAACGCCTTTAAGGATCAGCTTGCGGCTGGCGTCATAGAAAACCTGGCCGGGCACGGTGTAAAGGTGAAAGCGTGTCTTGAAGCCGCGCACGGTGCCAAGGTCGAGCGGCAGGAAGTCGAAGAAGAGCGTGCGGTCGGTTTCCGTCGCCAGGCTGATGAGCTTGCCCTTGGCTTGCTGGGCGGTCGAATCATAGATGAATTGCAGGTTGGTGGTCTTGCCGCCGAGGCCCGGCCCGTAATAAACAATCTTGCAATTGATCTCGCGCGAGGCGTAGTTGATGAACGTCAAGGCTTGTATCCCTTATAGCAGTGCCGGTCAGCGGGGTGCGGCTACCGGAGCGCTCATTACTTGAGGGGCAAGGCGCGCGGTCTAACTGAACAGGGCGTCGATGTCTTCCTCGGTAATCTCGGCAAACGGCGAATCGAGCGCAAAGCCCATCTCGCGCTCGCGGTCAACCTTGCGGTCAATGGCGTCAAAGATCATGTTCATCTCGGCGGTCACCCGTTTGACCCGCAAGCGCACCAGTCCGAGGCTGCTGCGCTCGTCGAAGATGACGACCAGGATGACGCGGTTGGCGACGATGGAAATATGAATGTTGTCGCGCTCGCCTTCGTGCGATAGAACCGGAAAGCCCTGCTCGCCGATCAGGTGTGCCAGGCCATCGGTCGCCGCCACGTTGCCGGCAGTGAGACTGGCAAGGCTGGTGGTGTCGAGGTTGAGCATCTCCCCGTGCGCGGCAATCTGCTGACCATTTTTATCAACCAGGAAGACGAACTTGGCGTTGGCGTCGGCGCACAGGCGCGTGATGGCGCCCTTGAGCTGCGCATATTCCTCTTCGTACATTACGACCGGAGCCGCCATTCCTTCTCCTTAAGCGAAAGACCGAAGCAAGCGAGAGCGTTGCCAGGATCAGCGCGACTGTCTTGCGCTTGGTTTTCAAAGCGAACGTTTGCGAGCGTGATGACAAAACGTTCGGCAGGGGATCGGGCGTCAGCAGGGGCATGCGTCGGGTGAGCCTGTTATAGCATGCACGGGTAATGGGTTCAAGAGTTTTCCGCGCTCTGCTTAAACGCGCATCGCGCTTCGCTTCCGTGACCGCGCCCGCCGGTCTATACTCAACAAAGGCGACAAGAAACAGGAGACATTATGGAGTCGAAATTTGCCAGCCACATTAACCGCGACGAGATCGTCGAGATCGTCTGCGAGCTGGTTCGGCAGGACACCGTCAACCCGCCGGGTAACGAGCACCTCTGCAAAGAGATCGTCACGCGCTCGCTTGAACAGCTCGGCATGGAGGTCGCCTACTACGAGAAAGAGCCGGGGCGCACCAACATCGTCGGGCGCAAAGGCCGCGGGACGAAATCCATCGGCTTCGTCTCGCACATGGACGTGGTGCCGCCGGGCGAGCTGGAGCAGTGGGAGACGCCGCCCTTCGAGCCGACGATTAAAGACGGGCGCATTTACGGGCGCGGCACGCTCGACGATAAAGGATCGTTCGCCTGCGCCTATGCCGCCTGCAAAGCCTTTCTGACCGAGCACGCAGACTTTGACGGCACGATCTACCTGATCGCCGCCGCCGATGAAGAGCTGGGCAGCGAGCTCGGCATCATCTATCTGGTCGAAGAGTGCGGCATCAAGTTCGACGTTGCCATTATCCCCGACGGCGGGCGCATGGACTTATCGATTTATGGCGAGAAGGGCATCCTCTGGGTCGAGGTCGAAAGCCGCGGCATCCAGGCGCACGGCTCGACGCCGGAGCTGGGCCGCAACGCCATCATCCCGCTCGCCGAGGCGCTTGCCGAAGTCAAGTCGCTCGACCTCGGCGCGAACTACGACCGCGCCTTCGACGGCTGGACCATGAACGTCGGTACGATTCAGGGCGGCTCTTCGACCAACACGGTGCCGGCAGTGGCGCGCGCGACGATTGACTTCCGCCTGCCTGGCGGCATCAGCAAGCAGGCGGTGCTGGCGAAGCTTGAAGAGAAACTCGCCGCCGCCCGCCGCCGCTCGCCCGACGCCGAGCTGAGCATCAAGGTGCTGCACGAAACCGAGCCGCACCTGTCGGACAAGAACTCGATCATCGTGCGCAGCTTCGACACGGCGGCGCGGCGCTTGAACCTGCCGATGAAGTACGAAACCTTTGGCGGCAATACCGTCGCCAAGAACCTCTTCTTCGCCGGCATCACTTCGGTGGTGCATTATCCGGGCGACGACAAGCTGGCGCATGTGCCGAACGAGTTCGTCATCATTGACGAGCTGGTGCTGGGCTCTGTGCTGTACGCCGAAACGCTCGAAGCTTACTTCTTCGGTTGAATTCCAGGGGTATGATGTTCCGATTGCCGTTTGTTGTTTTCGTCCTTCTCCTTATCCTTGCGACCGCCGTCGGCGCGCAGAGCTTGCAGGCGCGCGCCGACCAGATTCGCGCCGCGATGGACGTGCGAGACTTTGAGCGCGCCGAACAACTGGTCCGCGACCTGCGCGCCACAACGCCCGCGGCCTTTGCCGCGAACAACTATGATTACTTGCTGGCGCGGCTTGCCGAGCGGCGCGGCGCGCGGGCCGAAGCCACGACCTTGTATCTCGGTCTGCTCAATCGTAACTCGGTTGTGGCCGAGTATGCGCTCTGGCACCTGGCGGCGTTAGCGCGAGCCGCAAACGATCTCGCGCTTGAGCGGCAATACCTGACGCGCTTGCTTGCGGCTCACCCGGCGAGCGCGCTCGTGACCACGGCGCGCAGCCGTTTGATCGATAGCCACCTCGAAAGCGGCAACGCCCGCGACGCCATCGCCATGCTGCGGCCTGCGGCTTCACCTTCGGGTGGACACGGCCGCAGCGCGATGGCGCGGCTCGGGCAGGCGTATGCGAAGCTCGGCGACGCGGCAACGGCGCGCGCGACTTTCAATCAACTGGTCGGCGCGTCAC
The DNA window shown above is from Blastocatellia bacterium and carries:
- a CDS encoding M20 family metallopeptidase; the protein is MESKFASHINRDEIVEIVCELVRQDTVNPPGNEHLCKEIVTRSLEQLGMEVAYYEKEPGRTNIVGRKGRGTKSIGFVSHMDVVPPGELEQWETPPFEPTIKDGRIYGRGTLDDKGSFACAYAACKAFLTEHADFDGTIYLIAAADEELGSELGIIYLVEECGIKFDVAIIPDGGRMDLSIYGEKGILWVEVESRGIQAHGSTPELGRNAIIPLAEALAEVKSLDLGANYDRAFDGWTMNVGTIQGGSSTNTVPAVARATIDFRLPGGISKQAVLAKLEEKLAAARRRSPDAELSIKVLHETEPHLSDKNSIIVRSFDTAARRLNLPMKYETFGGNTVAKNLFFAGITSVVHYPGDDKLAHVPNEFVIIDELVLGSVLYAETLEAYFFG
- a CDS encoding DUF11 domain-containing protein, whose protein sequence is MAKSAKASPRWLRLLFDLLLGAFLFGLFLIVWLPPGGASSAATGGAPANVMPMQGTSIIANISGSISTTDPTFTGPRHFRSGIPGDRICQTFSAVGARHYDQYFFTNTSPTSQRVSVAFISGCGGNTYETAYSPQFDPTNICNNYLAGAGVSGSTNWEFTVCGNSTFSILVYGLEPGVTCGSYQLAVGGTSAIAFNDPFTNSLSSASFNTDGGPFTRADQTPKQLKRQLRALAHPHGSLMPRLTAALPEGGTPLVASITDSIDLTEPTFTGPRHLENTVGGIPVIGSPNCITFGPVGTRHYDEYFFMNDSPASQKVYVSFTTSCGLLGIFMAAYSPQFDPNNICANYLGGVSGYQTINWEFTVCPNSQFSIVVYNTTLNQPCANYSYQVYGNDLRFVGTQTDVGVTKVGPAGPVAANSDITYDITVSNNGPAPANNVVFTDPLPPGTTFQSLTLLTSYGTGFTPPTCTTPPVGGTGTVTCTTPTLPSVPGTGIPTSLEFALTLHITPSASPTLTNTATVAFQGIDTNPTNNVATASVQVTSAFDICLQDDSTPSTVLLINSHTGDYRFCCNGTAFAGKGTLTIRGSTITLQHNTTDRRVQATVDLSVFKGSAALQTPPGVTRCTITDRDVRNNTCNCP
- a CDS encoding GTPase domain-containing protein, with the translated sequence MTFINYASREINCKIVYYGPGLGGKTTNLQFIYDSTAQQAKGKLISLATETDRTLFFDFLPLDLGTVRGFKTRFHLYTVPGQVFYDASRKLILKGVDGVVFVADSQRERMDANVESLFNLELNLKQHGYELTKLPYVLQLNKRDLPNVVAVEELKAELLRRDEPVFEGVASRGVGVFDTLKAVAKQVLMELRKSSGG
- a CDS encoding roadblock/LC7 domain-containing protein, which gives rise to MAAPVVMYEEEYAQLKGAITRLCADANAKFVFLVDKNGQQIAAHGEMLNLDTTSLASLTAGNVAATDGLAHLIGEQGFPVLSHEGERDNIHISIVANRVILVVIFDERSSLGLVRLRVKRVTAEMNMIFDAIDRKVDREREMGFALDSPFAEITEEDIDALFS